A single genomic interval of Phocoenobacter uteri harbors:
- a CDS encoding YcjX family protein encodes MFNTITHKVNDVVHRVTDDHLRLAVTGLSRSGKTTFITSLVDQLLHINSINNAHLKLFAPVKNGQILSVKRVEQGDLTLPRFDYDKNRRCFETLSPSWSPSTTGMSEIRLAIHYQRQDGLFRYIKEKNTLYLDIFDYPGEWLLDLPMLSQDFKQWSLNQQQVHYGERAELAQRWLTEVQQLDLMAETDENQLADLSEKYTAYLLECKKQGMQYIQPGRFVLPSESKGAPVFQFFPLLNLSEERWAELEKSSKKSTYHTLKKRYRYYQQKIIKPFYEDYFSQFDRQVILADCLTPLNHSQQAFIEMKIGLQQLFKHFHYGERSLFYRLFSSKIDKLLFLATKADHISSDQLSNLESLMRQLVQEEGQYKQFGNIETGYYAVSAIRATEPIIVTQNNETFKAIRGIRSSDKNLVTLYPGSVPNRLPSADFWDHNHFEFEQFEPKHLEFDEVIPHLRMDSVLQFLLADMLD; translated from the coding sequence ATGTTTAATACGATTACACATAAAGTAAATGATGTGGTGCATAGGGTAACGGATGATCATTTACGATTAGCCGTAACAGGATTGAGCCGTAGTGGTAAAACAACGTTTATTACAAGTCTTGTTGATCAACTATTACATATCAATTCGATTAACAATGCACATTTAAAATTATTTGCTCCAGTGAAAAATGGACAGATTTTATCTGTAAAACGAGTGGAGCAGGGCGATTTAACTTTGCCTCGTTTTGATTATGATAAAAATCGTCGTTGTTTTGAAACATTGTCACCAAGTTGGTCGCCTTCTACTACTGGAATGAGTGAAATTCGTTTAGCTATTCATTATCAGCGTCAAGATGGCTTATTCCGTTATATCAAAGAGAAAAATACGCTTTATTTAGATATTTTTGATTATCCTGGTGAATGGTTATTAGATTTGCCAATGCTTTCTCAAGATTTTAAACAATGGTCTTTAAATCAACAACAAGTACATTATGGTGAGCGCGCGGAATTAGCTCAACGTTGGCTGACAGAAGTGCAGCAGTTAGATTTGATGGCTGAAACTGATGAAAACCAACTTGCAGATTTAAGTGAAAAATACACCGCTTATTTACTGGAATGCAAGAAGCAAGGTATGCAATATATTCAACCTGGACGATTCGTGTTACCAAGTGAATCAAAGGGAGCCCCTGTTTTTCAATTTTTTCCATTGTTAAATCTATCAGAAGAACGTTGGGCTGAGTTAGAAAAAAGCTCAAAGAAGAGCACTTATCATACATTGAAAAAGCGTTATCGTTATTATCAACAAAAAATAATAAAGCCTTTTTATGAAGATTATTTCTCGCAATTTGATCGACAAGTTATTTTAGCGGATTGTTTAACACCTCTCAATCATAGCCAACAAGCGTTTATTGAAATGAAAATTGGGTTGCAACAACTCTTTAAACATTTCCATTATGGCGAGCGTTCGTTATTTTATCGTTTATTTTCTTCTAAAATTGATAAATTACTCTTTTTAGCAACGAAAGCTGATCATATTAGTAGTGATCAACTTAGTAATTTAGAAAGTTTAATGCGTCAACTGGTGCAAGAAGAAGGGCAATATAAACAGTTCGGTAATATTGAGACAGGCTATTATGCCGTTTCAGCCATTCGAGCCACAGAACCCATTATCGTAACTCAAAATAATGAGACATTTAAAGCAATAAGAGGTATTAGAAGTTCAGATAAAAATTTAGTCACTTTATATCCAGGCTCAGTACCAAATCGTTTACCTTCTGCTGATTTTTGGGATCATAATCATTTTGAATTTGAGCAGTTTGAACCAAAACACTTGGAATTTGATGAAGTAATACCTCATTTAAGAATGGATAGTGTATTGCAGTTTTTATTGGCAGATATGTTGGATTAA
- a CDS encoding pyridoxal phosphate-dependent aminotransferase — protein sequence MKQFLKSAKLNDVRYDIRGPVHKEALRLEEEGHKLLKLNIGNPAPFGFEAPDEVVVDIIRNLPKAQGYGDSKGLYSARKAIVQYYQSKGIRDIDVNDVYIGNGVSELITMTMQALLNNGDEILIPMPDYPLWTAAATLAGGNVKHYLCDEENNWFPDIEDIRSKITPKTKAIVVINPNNPTGVVYSREILLEIAQVAREHNLIIYADEIYDKILYDGAVHHHIAALAPDLFTITFNGLSKVYRVAGFRQGWFVLSGAKHKAKSYIEGLDMLSSMRLCANMPMQHGIQTALGGYQSINELVQEGGRLLEQRNIAYDLVTQIPGITCVKPQGAMYLFPKIDTEMYNIENDQQFVLDFLKQEKVLLVHGTGFNWHKPDHFRIVSLAYTHQLEDAMERLARFLKNYRQ from the coding sequence ATGAAACAATTTCTAAAATCAGCTAAATTAAATGATGTGCGTTATGATATTCGTGGCCCAGTTCACAAAGAAGCCTTACGATTAGAAGAGGAGGGGCATAAACTTTTAAAATTAAATATTGGAAATCCTGCTCCTTTCGGTTTTGAAGCACCAGATGAAGTCGTGGTAGATATTATTCGCAATTTGCCAAAAGCACAGGGCTATGGCGATTCAAAAGGGCTTTATTCGGCACGAAAAGCAATAGTTCAATATTATCAATCAAAAGGAATACGTGATATTGATGTCAATGATGTTTATATCGGTAACGGTGTATCTGAGTTGATAACAATGACAATGCAGGCTTTATTAAATAATGGCGATGAAATTCTCATTCCGATGCCAGATTATCCACTTTGGACGGCTGCAGCGACCCTTGCTGGGGGAAATGTAAAACATTATTTATGTGATGAAGAAAATAATTGGTTCCCTGATATTGAGGATATTCGCTCTAAAATCACTCCAAAAACTAAAGCGATCGTTGTTATTAACCCAAATAATCCAACAGGCGTGGTATATAGCCGTGAGATTTTATTAGAAATTGCACAAGTTGCTCGTGAGCATAATTTGATTATTTATGCTGATGAGATTTACGATAAGATTTTATATGATGGTGCGGTACATCATCATATTGCTGCTCTTGCCCCAGATTTGTTTACTATTACGTTTAATGGATTATCTAAGGTGTATCGTGTGGCAGGATTCCGTCAAGGTTGGTTTGTGTTAAGCGGGGCAAAACATAAGGCGAAGAGCTATATTGAAGGTTTAGATATGCTTTCATCTATGCGACTTTGTGCCAATATGCCAATGCAACACGGTATTCAAACAGCGTTAGGCGGTTATCAAAGTATCAATGAGCTTGTACAAGAAGGGGGGCGATTATTAGAGCAACGTAATATTGCGTATGATTTAGTCACTCAAATTCCAGGTATTACTTGTGTAAAACCACAAGGTGCGATGTATCTTTTCCCTAAAATTGATACTGAAATGTACAATATTGAGAACGATCAGCAATTTGTTCTAGATTTTTTAAAGCAAGAAAAAGTGTTATTGGTTCACGGAACAGGTTTTAACTGGCATAAACCTGATCATTTCCGTATCGTAAGTCTTGCTTATACACATCAGCTTGAAGACGCAATGGAACGATTAGCAAGATTCTTGAAAAACTATCGTCAATAA
- a CDS encoding isochorismate synthase, with translation MLFNQLKQQLEYELTQIIPNKGLIKIEVQSNKKAENTLFLRWLNAQSIFPKFYWQNRDDNLTLTAIGTVKSFDNIQQAQQFNQQNNNTLLGGIKFCGQTTFILPRLLFAKNQKKMTACLMVDTDHLDTEIPQIHDILEKFDNASTLNQTQYTILETTQATDFSQWSRNIQSAIEKIKQGCFNKVVLANATNFKCKETISAYELLALSQQKNQHCFHFLYQEDRYSAFIGSSPERLYKREQQRFYTEALAGTVAVTEDPTQTEKNGQWLLNDSKNTLENQYVVDDICSHLAPYISSVIVSDIHLKRLPKVQHLRRFIEMQLKENISDIDCLNQIHPTAAIAGLPRPNAIEFINQTENFKRQWYAGTLGFFNQAQAEFCVTLRSAQINKNTITIYAGAGIMQDSDPHSEWQEIERKALAMAELLK, from the coding sequence ATGTTATTTAATCAATTAAAACAACAACTTGAATATGAATTAACACAAATTATTCCAAACAAAGGGTTAATTAAAATTGAAGTTCAATCTAATAAAAAGGCTGAAAACACTTTGTTTTTACGTTGGCTCAATGCTCAATCAATTTTCCCTAAATTCTACTGGCAAAACCGAGATGATAATTTAACATTAACAGCTATCGGGACAGTGAAAAGCTTTGATAATATCCAACAGGCTCAACAATTTAATCAACAAAATAATAATACGTTATTAGGCGGAATAAAATTTTGTGGGCAAACCACATTTATACTTCCTCGTCTACTATTTGCAAAAAATCAAAAAAAAATGACCGCTTGTTTAATGGTTGACACTGATCATTTAGACACCGAAATACCACAAATTCACGATATTTTGGAAAAATTTGACAATGCCAGCACCTTAAATCAAACGCAATACACAATATTAGAAACAACCCAAGCGACAGACTTTTCACAATGGTCGCGTAATATTCAGTCGGCTATTGAAAAAATAAAACAGGGCTGTTTTAACAAAGTCGTGCTTGCAAATGCTACCAATTTTAAGTGTAAAGAAACGATCTCAGCTTATGAACTGCTCGCTCTCAGCCAACAAAAAAACCAACACTGTTTTCATTTTTTATACCAAGAAGACCGATACTCAGCCTTTATTGGTTCAAGCCCTGAACGACTTTATAAAAGAGAACAACAACGGTTTTACACCGAAGCACTTGCAGGTACAGTGGCCGTAACCGAAGATCCGACTCAAACAGAAAAAAATGGGCAATGGTTATTGAATGATTCAAAAAACACTCTTGAAAATCAATATGTTGTTGATGACATCTGTTCTCACCTAGCACCTTATATAAGTTCTGTGATTGTGAGTGATATACATCTCAAACGCTTACCAAAAGTACAACACTTGCGTCGTTTTATTGAAATGCAATTAAAAGAAAATATTAGTGATATTGATTGCCTAAACCAAATCCACCCAACGGCGGCTATTGCAGGGTTACCTCGTCCGAATGCGATAGAATTTATCAACCAAACTGAAAATTTCAAACGTCAATGGTATGCTGGCACACTCGGTTTTTTTAACCAAGCTCAAGCAGAATTTTGCGTGACCTTACGCTCAGCTCAAATAAACAAAAATACCATTACTATTTACGCTGGTGCTGGCATTATGCAAGATTCTGATCCACATTCAGAATGGCAAGAAATTGAAAGAAAAGCATTAGCGATGGCTGAGCTATTAAAATAA
- the truC gene encoding tRNA pseudouridine(65) synthase TruC has protein sequence MELEILYQDDDLVAINKPAGMLVHRSWLDKHETVFAMQTLRDQLGQHVFPIHRLDRPTSGVLLFALNSETARLMSEQFEQHQVKKSYLAIVRGYLNGEGRIDYPLKIQLDKIADKFASQSKEPQQAITDYCCLKQVEMSYPAGKHQTARYSLVELYPQTGRKHQLRRHLKHLFHPIIGDSRYGDLHQNRAFVEHNPCSRLFLHSQSLHFIHPKKMQKIEIIAPLDEQWQKTFQFFGWE, from the coding sequence ATGGAATTAGAAATTTTATATCAAGATGATGATCTTGTTGCCATCAATAAACCAGCAGGAATGTTGGTGCATCGTAGCTGGTTAGATAAGCACGAAACTGTTTTTGCAATGCAGACGTTACGTGATCAACTTGGGCAACACGTGTTTCCTATTCATCGTTTAGACCGTCCAACTTCTGGTGTGTTACTCTTTGCGTTAAATAGTGAAACCGCACGCTTGATGAGTGAGCAATTTGAGCAACATCAAGTTAAAAAAAGTTATCTCGCCATTGTGAGAGGGTATCTTAATGGCGAGGGTAGAATAGATTATCCCCTTAAAATTCAACTAGATAAAATTGCTGATAAATTTGCCTCACAATCAAAAGAGCCACAACAAGCTATCACGGATTATTGCTGTTTAAAACAAGTAGAAATGTCTTATCCTGCAGGGAAACATCAAACCGCTCGTTACTCATTGGTTGAATTATATCCTCAAACAGGACGAAAACATCAATTAAGACGCCATTTAAAACATTTATTCCACCCAATTATTGGGGATTCACGTTATGGCGATTTACATCAGAATAGAGCATTTGTGGAACATAATCCTTGTTCTCGTTTATTTTTACATTCACAATCATTGCATTTTATTCATCCTAAAAAAATGCAAAAAATTGAAATTATTGCACCGCTTGATGAACAGTGGCAAAAGACATTTCAGTTCTTTGGTTGGGAATAA
- a CDS encoding YqcC family protein: MKTQILQHLNELQAVMQQHQLWESIPPSQQDLANDQPFCIGTLSATQWLQWVFIPRMNALIDANAGLPQNFSITPYLEEALKNESYLASLCNPVHQIETKLSSSK; encoded by the coding sequence ATGAAAACACAAATACTCCAGCACTTAAATGAATTACAAGCTGTAATGCAACAACACCAATTATGGGAATCTATTCCGCCTTCACAGCAAGATCTTGCGAATGATCAACCTTTTTGTATTGGTACGCTTTCAGCGACACAATGGCTACAATGGGTATTCATTCCTAGAATGAATGCATTGATAGATGCGAATGCGGGTTTGCCACAAAACTTCTCTATTACACCTTATTTAGAAGAAGCCTTGAAAAATGAATCTTATTTGGCTTCATTATGTAACCCTGTTCATCAAATTGAAACCAAGCTATCTAGTAGCAAATGA
- the galU gene encoding UTP--glucose-1-phosphate uridylyltransferase GalU has protein sequence MKVIIPVAGLGTRMLPATKAIPKEMLTIADKPLIQYVVSECVAAGVKEIVLVTHSSKNAIENHFDTSFELETMLEKRVKRQLLDEVRSIVPKDVTLIHVRQGHAKGLGHAVLCGKAVIGDEPFAVVLPDVLLADFSADQTKENLAAMITRFEATGHSQIMVSPVPESEISSYGIADCDGVELNGGESTKVVRMIEKPKLEEAPSNLAIVGRYVFSKSIWKLLERTPIGKGDEIQLTDAIDMLIEKETVEAFRMTGKTFDCGNKIGYASAFVEYTLNHPQLAQDFKAYLKTLL, from the coding sequence ATGAAAGTTATTATCCCTGTTGCGGGCTTAGGAACAAGAATGTTACCTGCAACGAAAGCGATACCAAAAGAAATGCTAACTATTGCAGATAAGCCATTGATTCAATATGTTGTGAGTGAATGTGTAGCTGCAGGTGTAAAAGAGATTGTTCTTGTGACACATTCGTCAAAAAATGCCATAGAAAACCATTTTGACACCTCTTTTGAATTAGAAACGATGTTAGAAAAGCGAGTGAAACGTCAACTTTTAGATGAAGTACGTTCCATCGTGCCAAAAGATGTGACGTTAATCCATGTGCGACAAGGGCACGCCAAAGGATTAGGGCATGCGGTATTATGTGGTAAAGCGGTGATTGGGGATGAGCCTTTTGCTGTTGTGCTTCCTGATGTGCTATTAGCAGATTTCTCTGCGGATCAAACAAAAGAAAACTTAGCTGCAATGATTACACGTTTTGAAGCAACAGGGCATAGCCAAATTATGGTGTCGCCAGTACCTGAAAGTGAAATTAGTAGCTATGGTATTGCTGATTGTGATGGCGTTGAACTTAACGGTGGTGAAAGTACTAAAGTCGTTAGAATGATTGAAAAACCTAAATTGGAAGAAGCACCCTCTAATTTAGCGATTGTTGGTCGTTATGTTTTCTCAAAAAGCATTTGGAAACTGCTAGAAAGAACCCCAATAGGTAAAGGTGATGAAATTCAGTTAACAGATGCAATTGATATGTTGATTGAGAAAGAAACCGTAGAAGCCTTTAGAATGACAGGTAAAACCTTTGATTGTGGTAATAAGATCGGCTATGCCTCTGCGTTTGTGGAATATACCTTAAACCACCCACAATTAGCTCAAGATTTTAAAGCTTACTTAAAAACATTACTCTAA
- the csrA gene encoding carbon storage regulator CsrA — MLILTRKLGESLLIGDEVEVTVLSVRGSQVKLGIKAPKEVSVHREEIYKQIKETEKETQQDQDS; from the coding sequence ATGCTAATTCTTACACGTAAACTAGGTGAAAGTTTGCTTATTGGCGACGAAGTTGAAGTTACCGTACTTAGCGTTCGTGGCAGTCAAGTGAAACTGGGTATTAAAGCACCTAAAGAAGTGTCTGTGCATAGAGAAGAAATCTATAAACAGATTAAAGAAACAGAAAAAGAGACTCAGCAAGATCAAGATTCGTAA
- the alaS gene encoding alanine--tRNA ligase, which yields MKTTSQIRQSFLDFFESKGHSVIDSSSLVPENDPTLLFTNAGMNQFKDVFLGLDKRNYSRATTSQRCVRAGGKHNDLENVGYTARHHTFFEMLGNFSFGDYFKKDAIHFAWEFLTSSQWLALPKEKLWVTVYKTDDEAYNIWRDEVGVPAERIIRIGDKSEDQPYNSDNFWQMGDTGPCGPCSEIFYDHGDHIWGGPPGSPEEDGDRYIEIWNLVFMQFNRQADGTMEKLPKPSVDTGMGLERISAVLQHVNSNYEIDIFETLIKEVATQLNVTDLDNKSLRVVADHIRSCAYLIADGVVPSNEGRGYVLRRIIRRAVRHGNLLGAKESFFYKLVPTLSKVMGKAGDLLTEKQAHIQKTLKAEEEQFARTLERGLSLLEDALSKVENNVLSGEVAFKLYDTYGFPLDLTADVCRDREISVDEAGFEKEMQAQRERAKASSSFGMDYNNVIKVEGTTIFEGYTETTLDESKIIALFCNGESVESIQSGENAVVILDRTPFYGESGGQVGDSGHIFTEICKFAVNDTQKYGGVFGHIGQLESGSLSVGDTVKTQIDEQRRNAIKLNHSATHLLHSALRQVLGTHVAQKGSLVAEDILRFDFSQPEAITKQQLEEIEQIVNREVRKNSPVTTEIMDIETAKEQGAMALFGEKYGDKVRVVKMTEFSVELCGGTHVTQTGEIGLFKLISEGAVAAGIRRVEAVTGEKALEWVQRQQKMVQQSAELLKADSASLVEKIQQLQEKAKRTEKELQQLKEKMASQAGADLAKQAENINGVNVIIQQLENVETKALRTMVDDLKNQLGSAVIVFASAMGEKVNLVVGVSKDTTSKINAGLLVNEMAQQVGGKGGGRPDMAMAGGTQPENINVALAKAKDWIQTKL from the coding sequence ATGAAAACGACTTCACAAATAAGACAATCTTTTTTAGATTTTTTTGAAAGCAAGGGGCATTCAGTTATAGATAGTAGCTCGCTTGTACCAGAAAATGATCCAACATTACTGTTTACCAATGCGGGGATGAACCAATTTAAAGATGTATTTTTAGGTTTAGATAAACGCAATTATTCGCGTGCAACAACCTCACAACGTTGTGTGCGTGCAGGCGGTAAACATAACGACTTAGAAAATGTAGGTTATACTGCACGCCATCATACTTTCTTTGAAATGCTAGGTAATTTTAGCTTTGGGGATTACTTCAAGAAAGATGCGATCCATTTTGCGTGGGAATTTTTAACATCATCACAATGGCTTGCTTTACCAAAAGAAAAATTATGGGTAACTGTTTATAAAACAGATGATGAAGCGTACAATATTTGGCGTGATGAAGTAGGCGTGCCAGCTGAACGTATTATCCGAATTGGCGATAAAAGTGAAGACCAACCGTATAACTCAGATAACTTCTGGCAGATGGGTGATACAGGACCTTGTGGACCTTGTTCTGAAATTTTTTACGATCACGGAGATCACATTTGGGGAGGCCCACCAGGAAGCCCAGAAGAAGATGGTGACCGTTATATCGAAATTTGGAACTTGGTATTTATGCAATTTAACCGTCAAGCAGACGGCACAATGGAAAAATTACCAAAACCATCTGTTGATACAGGAATGGGCTTAGAGCGTATCAGTGCAGTATTGCAACACGTTAATTCAAACTATGAAATTGATATTTTTGAGACCTTAATCAAGGAAGTTGCAACACAGTTAAATGTGACCGATTTAGATAATAAATCATTACGTGTTGTAGCGGATCATATCCGTTCTTGTGCTTACTTAATCGCTGATGGGGTTGTACCTTCAAATGAAGGGCGTGGTTATGTTCTACGTCGTATTATTCGTCGTGCAGTAAGACACGGAAACTTATTAGGTGCAAAAGAGAGCTTCTTCTATAAATTAGTACCAACCCTTTCTAAAGTAATGGGTAAAGCGGGTGATTTATTAACAGAAAAACAGGCTCACATTCAAAAAACCTTAAAAGCAGAAGAAGAGCAGTTTGCTCGTACACTTGAACGTGGTTTGAGTTTATTAGAAGATGCGTTATCAAAAGTTGAAAATAACGTATTATCTGGCGAAGTAGCCTTTAAACTTTATGATACCTATGGCTTCCCATTAGATTTAACGGCGGACGTTTGTCGTGATCGTGAAATCAGTGTTGATGAAGCGGGCTTTGAAAAAGAAATGCAAGCTCAACGTGAACGTGCGAAAGCGAGCAGTAGTTTTGGTATGGATTACAACAATGTAATCAAAGTTGAAGGTACAACTATTTTTGAAGGTTATACTGAAACAACGTTAGATGAATCAAAAATTATTGCGTTATTCTGTAATGGCGAAAGTGTTGAGAGCATTCAATCTGGTGAAAATGCGGTTGTTATTCTAGATCGTACGCCGTTCTATGGTGAATCGGGTGGTCAAGTTGGCGATAGCGGTCATATTTTTACAGAAATTTGCAAATTTGCGGTAAATGACACGCAAAAATACGGTGGTGTATTTGGACATATTGGTCAGTTAGAGAGTGGTTCACTTTCTGTGGGTGATACGGTTAAAACTCAAATTGATGAACAACGCCGTAACGCAATTAAGCTGAACCATAGTGCAACGCATTTATTGCATTCAGCGTTACGTCAAGTTTTAGGCACACACGTGGCTCAAAAAGGTTCATTAGTTGCCGAAGATATTTTGCGTTTTGACTTCTCTCAACCTGAGGCAATTACTAAGCAACAGCTTGAAGAGATTGAACAAATCGTGAATCGTGAGGTACGTAAAAACTCGCCAGTCACAACCGAAATAATGGATATTGAAACGGCAAAAGAGCAAGGTGCAATGGCATTATTTGGTGAGAAATATGGCGATAAAGTACGCGTTGTTAAAATGACGGAATTCTCTGTTGAATTGTGTGGAGGAACACATGTAACACAAACAGGTGAAATCGGCTTATTTAAACTTATTTCAGAAGGTGCTGTTGCGGCGGGCATTCGTCGTGTAGAAGCAGTAACGGGCGAAAAAGCACTAGAATGGGTACAACGTCAGCAAAAAATGGTACAGCAAAGTGCTGAACTTTTAAAAGCAGATAGTGCTTCATTAGTAGAAAAAATTCAACAGTTGCAAGAGAAAGCTAAACGTACAGAGAAAGAGTTGCAACAGTTGAAAGAGAAAATGGCTTCACAAGCAGGGGCAGACTTAGCAAAACAGGCTGAAAATATTAATGGCGTAAATGTAATTATTCAACAATTAGAGAATGTTGAAACAAAAGCATTAAGAACAATGGTTGATGATCTTAAAAATCAATTAGGTTCTGCTGTTATTGTCTTTGCGTCTGCAATGGGAGAAAAAGTTAATTTAGTTGTCGGTGTTTCTAAGGATACGACTTCAAAAATTAACGCAGGGCTGTTAGTTAATGAGATGGCTCAACAGGTTGGTGGTAAAGGTGGTGGTCGTCCAGATATGGCAATGGCGGGCGGTACACAACCAGAAAACATCAATGTTGCTCTTGCGAAAGCAAAAGACTGGATTCAAACAAAACTATAA
- a CDS encoding universal stress protein, with protein sequence MYKHVLVAVDLSEESLVLLRKGAEVAKACNAKLSIIHVDVNFSDLYTGLIDINMTSVQDNVVEETIQVLTELSEKVDYPVTERLSGMGDFSQVLQDAVDEYNVDLLITGHHQDFWSKLVSSTRQVMNALSVDMLVVPLKDS encoded by the coding sequence ATGTATAAACACGTATTAGTTGCTGTGGATCTTTCCGAAGAAAGTCTTGTTTTATTACGTAAAGGAGCAGAAGTAGCAAAAGCTTGTAATGCAAAACTATCCATTATTCATGTCGATGTTAATTTTTCAGATCTTTATACTGGATTGATTGATATAAATATGACTTCTGTTCAAGATAACGTCGTAGAAGAAACTATTCAAGTTTTAACAGAACTTTCTGAGAAAGTGGATTATCCAGTCACAGAGCGTTTAAGTGGAATGGGGGATTTTAGCCAAGTCTTACAAGATGCTGTTGATGAGTATAATGTTGATTTGTTAATTACAGGGCATCATCAAGATTTTTGGAGCAAATTGGTTTCATCGACTCGTCAAGTAATGAATGCACTGTCAGTGGATATGTTAGTTGTACCATTAAAAGATAGTTAA